The Rhizobium sp. SL42 genome includes a region encoding these proteins:
- a CDS encoding putative bifunctional diguanylate cyclase/phosphodiesterase yields the protein MLRFLRSGVSRLVAWNRSLLSKIIIVFLAVALLSYSLGAWVGWSMFVDAAKEQWNNQARINTQIASSTLRSIYTYVAIKTDTGGQVEGIVTGQPIGDDDSILFTGFTPTDVLALVAAQTKNEAWLFRLDPKTGSFADVAASSGLSPSETPWVAPDEVIFTGEALAGRVASGFATIAGERYFIGLLPIVSPDNALLGAVAVSIGKASILNRAQEELLRNSLVMVLTILLLTGVVATVLARRLFRPVPTLVQATLQIASEVTDTVTPFQNRSDEIGDMARAIEALREAVVERARLREIRDMAVELEHMAHHDALTGLANRALLMKTLDTALEDIDHTGGFNVLLLDLDRFKVVNDTLGHGCGDQLLVTTAQRIREVLDDGDLAARLGGDEFAIIQRVRTDAINEARGLAARILETFSAGFMLEGHEVVVGTSIGISCAPAHGTSAGHLLQNADLALYRAKAAGRGTLIVFEHGMDMVVQDQHALEIDLRLALQRGEFELHYQPFVNIVDGLVCGLEALVRWRHPQQGLIAPDRFIPLAEETGMIVPLGAWVLERACADAVTWPGEIRLAVNLSPVQLRHGEIVETVGAALQASGLPAARLELEVTETVMLAGIDSRQALQAIGDMGISIVLDDFGTGYASLSYLADMPFSKIKVDRGFVADLPTHATSRAIVAAITNLARELGMEVTAEGVETEEQLLILRAAGCTNAQGYYFARPRPIADIELRPQAERRETSSK from the coding sequence TTGTTGCGGTTCCTGCGCTCGGGCGTTTCGCGGCTGGTAGCCTGGAATCGCTCGCTGCTTTCCAAGATCATCATCGTGTTTCTCGCCGTCGCACTACTTTCCTATAGTTTAGGCGCATGGGTTGGCTGGTCGATGTTCGTCGACGCAGCAAAAGAGCAATGGAACAACCAGGCACGCATCAACACCCAGATCGCCAGTTCGACCCTGCGTAGTATCTATACCTATGTGGCGATCAAGACCGACACGGGCGGCCAGGTGGAGGGGATCGTCACCGGGCAGCCGATCGGCGACGACGACTCTATCCTCTTCACCGGCTTCACCCCGACTGACGTGCTGGCCTTGGTGGCCGCACAGACCAAGAATGAGGCATGGCTTTTCCGCCTCGACCCCAAAACCGGAAGTTTTGCGGATGTGGCGGCGTCATCGGGTCTCTCGCCTAGCGAAACGCCCTGGGTAGCGCCGGATGAAGTTATTTTCACCGGCGAGGCGCTGGCAGGGCGGGTCGCCAGCGGGTTCGCCACAATTGCGGGAGAGCGCTACTTTATCGGCCTGCTGCCGATTGTCAGCCCAGATAACGCGCTGCTGGGCGCGGTGGCAGTCTCGATTGGCAAGGCCTCCATCCTCAATCGCGCGCAGGAGGAGTTGCTTCGCAATTCGCTGGTCATGGTCTTAACGATCCTGCTTCTGACCGGCGTCGTCGCCACCGTCCTGGCCAGGCGGTTGTTCCGGCCAGTGCCGACGCTTGTTCAGGCCACGCTGCAGATTGCCAGTGAGGTGACCGACACGGTGACGCCCTTCCAGAACCGCAGCGACGAAATTGGCGATATGGCGCGCGCCATCGAAGCCCTGCGCGAGGCGGTCGTCGAGCGCGCCCGGCTGCGGGAAATCCGTGACATGGCGGTAGAGCTCGAACACATGGCTCATCACGACGCCTTGACCGGGCTCGCCAACCGGGCGCTCTTGATGAAAACGCTGGACACAGCGCTCGAAGATATCGACCACACAGGTGGGTTCAACGTCCTCCTGCTCGACCTCGATCGCTTCAAGGTGGTCAATGACACCTTGGGTCATGGCTGCGGCGACCAGTTGCTGGTCACGACAGCGCAGCGGATCCGCGAGGTGCTCGACGACGGCGACCTGGCGGCCCGGCTTGGCGGCGACGAATTTGCAATCATCCAGCGGGTGCGCACGGACGCCATCAACGAGGCGCGCGGACTTGCTGCCCGCATCTTGGAGACATTCTCCGCCGGCTTTATGCTGGAAGGCCACGAGGTAGTGGTGGGCACCAGTATCGGCATTTCCTGTGCGCCAGCCCATGGCACAAGCGCCGGCCATCTGCTTCAGAACGCCGATCTCGCGCTCTATCGCGCCAAGGCCGCCGGACGTGGCACCCTCATCGTCTTCGAACACGGCATGGACATGGTGGTCCAGGACCAGCATGCCCTGGAGATCGACCTCAGGCTCGCACTGCAGCGTGGTGAATTCGAATTGCATTACCAGCCCTTTGTCAATATCGTCGATGGCCTCGTCTGCGGTTTAGAGGCGCTGGTGCGCTGGCGCCATCCTCAGCAAGGCCTGATTGCGCCGGACCGCTTTATACCACTGGCCGAGGAGACTGGGATGATCGTTCCGCTCGGTGCCTGGGTGCTGGAACGCGCCTGCGCTGACGCGGTCACATGGCCTGGCGAGATACGGCTCGCCGTCAATCTGTCGCCCGTGCAACTGCGTCATGGCGAGATCGTCGAGACGGTCGGCGCGGCCCTTCAGGCGTCCGGTTTGCCGGCCGCGCGGCTGGAACTTGAGGTAACCGAAACGGTAATGCTGGCCGGAATAGACAGCCGCCAAGCCCTACAGGCGATTGGCGACATGGGTATTTCCATCGTGCTTGATGACTTCGGCACTGGTTATGCCTCCCTCAGCTATCTCGCCGACATGCCCTTCAGCAAGATCAAGGTCGACCGAGGTTTCGTCGCCGACTTGCCGACGCATGCGACCTCAAGGGCGATCGTGGCAGCCATCACCAATCTCGCCCGCGAACTGGGCATGGAGGTTACCGCCGAAGGCGTTGAGACAGAGGAACAGCTGCTGATCCTGAGGGCAGCCGGCTGTACCAACGCGCAAGGCTACTATTTCGCCCGACCGCGCCCGATCGCCGACATCGAGCTCAGGCCGCAAGCGGAAAGGCGCGAAACGTCGTCGAAATGA
- a CDS encoding WGR domain-containing protein has protein sequence MLTQRFQLYIERRDTEKNMARFYAMAIEPNLFGEICLTRRWGRIGTTGQMMIHHFTREEEAVVLFLDLVRRKRARGYRPKAPERGHTRLRETDVTRKQ, from the coding sequence ATGCTCACACAACGCTTCCAGCTCTACATCGAACGCAGAGACACAGAAAAAAATATGGCCCGATTTTATGCGATGGCGATCGAGCCAAATCTGTTCGGAGAAATATGCCTGACCCGCCGCTGGGGCCGCATTGGGACAACGGGACAAATGATGATCCATCATTTCACGAGGGAAGAAGAAGCAGTGGTCCTGTTTCTCGATCTCGTTCGCCGGAAGCGCGCAAGAGGATACCGACCGAAGGCGCCGGAACGCGGCCATACGCGCCTCCGCGAAACTGACGTAACCAGAAAGCAATAA
- a CDS encoding amino acid ABC transporter substrate-binding protein — MSQETPRQTPIPQLLLGTITALSIFVTTVPGHAEAPASTLKKIAETGVVRIGYSAEDFPFSFRQPDGTVAGYSTELCLDVIENIKSTLKLAAVKIEYVERTPRNRVTMLRKGDLDIECVASTNNAERRKSVGFSYPHFVTGTQFVSLKKNNLKTIADLAGRTVAATSGTTNIGQLNTLNRERALHIAVMPVETHKDAFQLVSEGRAAAFVMDGILLAAMVAKSKNPETFKISSEALGWPEPYGLMVRLEDTEFKDAVNAALREIYASGRIEALYEKWFNAPVPPEGINMRLPMSAELRAAFAKPSAPVD; from the coding sequence ATGAGCCAAGAAACTCCACGGCAAACGCCGATACCGCAACTGCTTCTAGGTACCATCACGGCCCTTTCGATCTTTGTGACGACTGTACCAGGCCATGCAGAAGCGCCGGCCTCGACGCTCAAGAAGATCGCTGAGACAGGCGTCGTTCGCATCGGATACAGCGCGGAAGATTTCCCGTTCTCTTTCCGCCAGCCCGACGGCACCGTTGCCGGGTATTCGACTGAACTTTGCCTTGATGTCATCGAGAACATCAAGAGCACCCTGAAGCTTGCCGCAGTGAAGATCGAATATGTCGAGCGCACACCGCGCAACCGCGTCACCATGCTGCGCAAAGGCGATCTCGACATCGAATGCGTGGCCAGCACCAACAATGCCGAGCGGCGCAAGAGTGTCGGCTTTTCCTATCCGCATTTCGTCACCGGCACGCAGTTCGTGTCGTTGAAGAAAAACAACCTCAAGACAATCGCCGATCTCGCCGGCCGCACGGTCGCCGCCACATCAGGCACGACCAACATCGGCCAACTGAACACCCTCAATCGCGAGCGTGCCTTGCACATCGCCGTCATGCCGGTTGAGACCCACAAAGATGCCTTCCAACTGGTGAGCGAAGGGCGTGCAGCAGCCTTTGTGATGGATGGTATTCTCCTCGCGGCCATGGTGGCGAAATCGAAAAATCCCGAGACTTTTAAAATATCAAGCGAAGCACTCGGCTGGCCGGAGCCTTATGGGCTTATGGTCAGGCTGGAGGATACCGAATTTAAAGACGCCGTGAACGCCGCTCTGCGAGAAATATACGCGAGCGGCAGGATCGAAGCGCTTTACGAGAAGTGGTTCAACGCACCTGTTCCTCCAGAAGGCATCAACATGCGTCTGCCGATGTCGGCCGAATTGCGCGCGGCCTTCGCAAAGCCGTCTGCCCCAGTCGATTGA
- a CDS encoding SyrB-like regulator: MADETSSEIVAEIAVPDAPVKAKKTRGPNKPKSEASKAEPATVVASSTKRHKRADVDVAKLGTPKSTAKAVVMATLRKQTGTSATASAPANAGDEFADLIQLEEENKTLRKALADKLRQENSDLRKRLGIT, encoded by the coding sequence ATGGCTGACGAAACCAGTTCTGAAATTGTTGCCGAAATTGCGGTGCCAGATGCGCCGGTAAAGGCAAAAAAGACGCGTGGCCCGAACAAGCCAAAGTCAGAGGCCAGCAAAGCCGAACCTGCGACAGTTGTGGCCTCATCGACTAAGCGACACAAACGCGCAGATGTGGATGTCGCGAAGCTAGGCACACCGAAGAGCACAGCGAAAGCCGTCGTCATGGCAACGCTTCGTAAGCAGACCGGCACGTCAGCAACGGCGTCGGCCCCTGCTAACGCTGGTGACGAGTTTGCAGACCTCATCCAGCTAGAGGAGGAAAACAAGACACTGCGAAAGGCGCTTGCAGACAAACTGCGCCAAGAGAATTCCGACCTTCGCAAGCGGCTTGGCATCACCTGA
- a CDS encoding amino acid ABC transporter substrate-binding protein — protein sequence MHRLAPTVLCTLASLAPFALAMADETSSTLKKIAETGVISVGYREAEPPFSYKTPDGKIIGFSMDLCNRVVEAVRQHLKLDELTVEYVAATSATRFVLVKSGKIDIECAATTNNAERRRIVGYSYPHFTTATQYMTRREDGIVKIEDLSGRSVAAASGTVNIDQLNTINREKQLNIGVIPTKTNSESFGLVADGRASAFVWDGILLAAMIAQAPDPSKFVLSEETLSLPEPYGLLVRHGDEEFRKVVNMALKQVFTSHDIDTIYETWFMSPIPPDGMNLNLPMSPALKAAFAAPRDYLD from the coding sequence ATGCATAGACTGGCACCTACAGTGTTGTGTACCCTGGCCTCGCTTGCGCCCTTCGCGCTGGCCATGGCAGACGAGACGAGCAGCACGTTGAAAAAAATTGCCGAAACCGGCGTCATCTCGGTGGGATATCGGGAGGCCGAACCGCCGTTCTCCTACAAGACACCGGACGGCAAGATCATCGGCTTCTCGATGGATCTCTGCAACCGCGTGGTGGAAGCGGTCAGACAGCACCTGAAGCTAGACGAATTGACCGTCGAATACGTTGCTGCCACCTCCGCCACGCGCTTCGTGCTGGTTAAAAGCGGCAAGATCGATATCGAATGTGCCGCCACGACCAACAATGCCGAGCGGCGCAGGATCGTAGGTTACTCTTATCCACATTTCACCACTGCCACCCAGTACATGACGCGGCGCGAGGACGGCATCGTCAAAATAGAAGATCTCTCCGGCCGCTCGGTCGCGGCGGCCTCCGGCACCGTCAACATAGACCAATTGAATACAATCAACCGCGAGAAACAGCTCAATATCGGCGTGATACCGACCAAGACAAATTCTGAGTCCTTCGGCCTTGTGGCCGATGGACGCGCCTCGGCCTTCGTCTGGGACGGCATTCTGCTCGCCGCCATGATCGCACAGGCGCCTGATCCATCGAAATTCGTGCTGTCGGAAGAAACGCTAAGCTTACCGGAACCCTACGGCCTGCTCGTGCGACACGGTGACGAAGAGTTCCGAAAAGTCGTCAACATGGCACTGAAACAGGTCTTCACCAGTCATGACATCGACACGATTTACGAGACCTGGTTCATGTCGCCGATCCCGCCCGACGGCATGAACCTCAACTTGCCCATGTCCCCTGCCCTGAAAGCCGCCTTTGCCGCTCCAAGGGATTATCTGGATTGA